One genomic segment of Atribacterota bacterium includes these proteins:
- a CDS encoding rhodanese-like domain-containing protein → KNKNILIYCQVGLRGYLAYRLLKLNGYKSIKNLSGGYKTYYPTTCRQDNCPLYSYEKILKSDILEATSKE, encoded by the coding sequence AAAAATAAGAATATATTAATATATTGTCAAGTGGGATTAAGGGGCTATTTAGCCTACAGATTGTTAAAATTGAATGGATATAAAAGTATTAAAAATCTTAGCGGAGGATATAAAACATATTATCCTACAACATGCAGACAGGATAATTGTCCACTTTACAGTTATGAAAAAATATTAAAATCAGATATTTTGGAAGCAACCTCCAAAGAATAA